The Myxococcales bacterium DNA window TGGGATGCCCGAGGCCACGCGCGCGCTCGCTGATCCAATGCGGAAGCTCGCGACGATCGAGCGGCGTGCAGTCGACGGCAAAGCCCTGCTTCTTGGCGATGGCGGCGAGGCGACGACGCCCGTCGAGCTTGCCCGCGGAGAGCACTAGGCAGGTCTCCGCAATCGGAGCCTGCACGTATTCCGCGAGCCGATCGAACGGCGCAGCGTCGCCTTCCGACGCCTCCCATCGCTCGAGGCTGCTGACCATCACGAACCGCCGTGGTGCCATCATCGGCACCGTTCGCGCCGCGGCGATCACCTTGGAAACGTCGGCCTCCCCGGCGGTGAAGCGGTCCTCGTTGAACGCTGCGATGCCGGAGCCCAGGGCCGCTGCACGCAGCTCCTTGATGACCTGGTCCCGCAGAAACCGCTCGTCACCGAACACGAGGTAGACCGGCCTTAGGTCCCCTCGCTTCGCTTCCTCGAGGGCCTGCGCCGGGGTCACTCGGCGCGGCCTCGACGACGTCGCGCGAAGGCGAACAACGCCATGACGGCGCCCGCGCTTTGCAAGAGGCCGGGCACCGAGGCGCCGCCGGGCACATCGCAGCCGCATCCCTTCGGGCGCTCCTTGATGGTCTCCTCCGGCGTCTTCTCATACGCGTCCTTCGAGACGAAGGGCGCCGCCGTTCCAACCGGCGTGACCTCTTGCGACTGCATCTCGAACTTCGAGTCGTTCTCTTCCTTCTTCGGTTTGCCGGTCTCGCCGTCGTTGACCTTCTCGATGCCCTTCTTCTTGGCGTCGAAGGTGATGCTTCGACGATCGACGACGGGGTTGTCGCCCTTCAGGATGACCCGCATCTTGCCGCCGATCTCGGTGCCGTCGGATGTGCGCAGCTGGAGCTCGTATTCGCCGGCTTCGTAGCCGCGATCGCGCGGCAGCGAGAAATCGAAGCTCGTGCCCTTCCAGATCTTGCCCATGGCGTTGGTGAAGCTCACCTCCATGCTCTCGATCTGCGGCGGCTGGTTCTTGAGCGCCACGCGGTTGATGACCGGGTCCTTGCTGCCGTCGATCTGCGCGCGCTCGTAGACCATGGTCTTCGAGAAGATGAACTTCATAGGCACGTGAGCCAAGGACGGCGCCTTGGGGAGCTCGACGGTCACGTGGATGCGCCACGCGCCACCGTTCTCGGTGACCTCGTTGTTCTTGAGGCGGGCGCTGCCGGCCGCGCGGGCCGAGCCCGCGAACAAGAGCGTGGCCAGGAGGGTCATCAGCGCGGTGATGGAGAGCCTTTTCACGAGGGCGAACATGGCCGCGGAAGATAGACCGATCTCGCGTCGAGATCGAGGTCGCCGGCATAAATGGTAAGAGTGCCAGCGATGGCTCCCGCAGCCCCCACGGACGGACGTTTTGCCCTTCGAGCGCGCCGCATCGTCGGCCCGCCCGCGCCGGCGGCCCAGCCCGACCCATGGCCTGAGCGATCCGTCGTGGTCATCGGCAACTTCGACGGCGTCCATCGCGGTCATCAATCGGTCTTGGCAGAAGCTCGCCGGCTCGCTTCCGCGCAGGGCCTTGCGACGGTGGTCCTCACCTTCGATCCGCATCCCGCCGTCGCGCTCGGACGCGAGCCGCCTCCCTGCCTCACGGCCATGCCGCGCCGCGGTGCCCTCCTGCTCGCGGAGGCTGACCGCGTGGCCGTGCGTGAGTTCGATCACGCGTTTGCGCAGACGAGCCCGCGCGAGTTCGCCGAAGGCCTCTTGGTCCAAACGCTCGGCGCGAGAGTCGTCGTCGTGGGTCAGAACTTTCGTTTCGGTCACGCGCGCGCCGGCGACCTCGACATGTTGCGCAGGTTCGGCGAAGCGATGGGCTTCGAAGCGGTGGCGCACCCCCTCGCAGAAGACGCGCTCGGCCGCTTCTCGAGCTCCCGCGCGCGGCAAGCGGCCATCGGCGGAGACACGCGCACGATTCACGAGCTGCTCGGGCGCCCTCACTCCTTCGCGGGCCTCGTCGTCACGGGCGCGCAGCGCGGACGCTCGCTCGGCTTTCCGACGGCCAACATCGCGGGAGCCGTCGAGATCGTGCCGCCGCGGGGCGTGTACGCCGTGCGCGTCCTCGGCATCGAGAGCCAAGAAGGCTCCCTCGCGGAAGAGGCGAGCGTGCTCGGCTTCGGCGTGTTCAATCGCGGCGTGAGACCGACCGTCGCCGACGGCCTCCGCGAGAGCCTCGAGGTGCACGTCCTCGATTTCGAAGGCGACCTCTACGGCCGGCGCCTGCGCATCGAGATCCTGGAGCGGCTACGAGACGAGATGCGCTTCGACGGCCTCGACGCGCTCAAGGCGCAGATTGCACGCGACGTCGCTCTGGCGCGGACGCTCTTCGAGCGGCCTCGGCCCGGCTAGCTCGCGCCTCCGAGTGTGGCGAACGAGTGTGGCGAATCGAAGATTCGCCATCGCGTCGAGATGGACAGTGGAGCGAGCAGAGCAGTGGCAAGACCGCAGAATTGCACGTCCCTCGCAGCGCATGGGCCACGCAATTCTGCCGATGAACTTCTGATTCACCACACTAGAGGTCCGCTGCGGCGCGTCGGACGAGCGAACGCAAGAGCTCGTGGGCGCCGTCTCGGTCGTAGCGCTGATGCCACAAGAGGCGCATCTCGAAGTCGCGAACCTTGAGCGGCGGCGCAAGGACCCGAAGTGGCAAGTGCGTCGCGGCTCGCTCCGCCACGCGCGCGCCGACCGTCGCGATGAGGTCTGACGATGCGACGAGGTGCGGCACGACGAGGAAGTTCGGCACCGCCACGGCCACGCGACGCGTGAGGCCTCTTTCGGCGAGCGCTTCGTCGACGACGCCGCCCCGCGTACCGCCGGGAGCGATAAACGCGTGGGGTAACGACGCGTAGAGCGCGAGGGGCAACGTCTTCTTCACCAGCGGGTGACCTTTGCGAACGATGACCACGAAGCGCTCACGAAAGAGGCGCTCGGAACGAATGCCCGGCGGCGGCGTCGCGTCCGGGGTGATGGCGACGTCGGTCTCGCCGCCAAGGAGCCGGCCCCGAATCGCGTCCTGGCCACCCTCACGGACCCAAAGGTCTACCGCCGGCGCTTCTTCGGCCAACAGGCGCGTGAGCCCTGGGAGCAGGACGAGCTGCGTGTAGTCGGCGGCGCTTATGGTGAACGTTCGTCGCAACGTCTTCGCGTCGATGGTCGCCGGTGGCGCGAGCACCTGACCGAGCCGCTCTAGCGCGTCGCGTAGCGGCTCACGAAGTGCCTCGGCACGGGGCGTCGGCAGGAGTCGGCGACCGGACCGTACGAAGAGAGGATCGGCGAGTCGATCGCGCAGCCGAGCCAGCGCGTGGCTCGTCGCGGACTGGGATAGACCGAGCCGGCGGCCGGCGCGCGTAACGTGAGCGTCGTCGAGGAGCGCGCCCAGCACCAGCAGGAGATTTAGGTCGACGCCCGAGAGATGCGGCTGGTGCATGTTTGTCATGACAATAATGCATTGGATGGATGAATAGAACGGCCTCAGAGTCCCCGTGCTCGACGCCGCAGCCCAGGCGGGTTCGCTCGGCGGGCGCTCATTCGTGAAAGGGAACGTCATGATCGTCGTTACAGGCGTTACGGGAAACACAGGCAACGTCACCGCTGACCGCCTCCTCGCGCGGGGCGAAAAGGTTCGCGTCGTGGTGCGCGACGCGAAGAAGGGGGCGAGCTTCGCCGCGCGCGGCGCGGAGGTGGCGGTCGCTGACCTTGGTGATCGCGCGGCCCTTGCGGCGGCGCTCCGCGGCGCCGACTCGGCGTATCTGCTCTTGCCGCCGAACCTCGCGGCGGCCTCTTTTCGCGGCTACCAGCGCGATACCGTGAAGGCCATGGCGGCGGCCGTGGCGGACGCCAACCTCCCGCACGCCGTGCTCTTGTCGTCTGTGGGCGCCGAGCTCGAGGGCGGCACGGGACCCATCGTCGGCTTGCACGAGGCGGAGGAAGAGCTCGGTCGGGTGCCAGGCCTCTCGCTCGCGTCGCTCAGGGCGGCCTACTTCATGGAGAACCTCGGCGCTTCGCTCGGCGCGCTCGCGCAAGATGTCCTGCCGAGCTTTCTCCCTGCGTCCTTCCCGATTGCGATGGTCGCCACCAAGGACATCGGAGAGCTGGCGGCCACGCTCCTCGTTGAACGCGCGAGGGGGGTCACCAACCTCGGCTCCCCGTTCTCCATGAACGACGCGGCCGCGGCGCTCTCTACACTGACAGGGCGAACGATCCAGGTCGCCGAAGCGCCTCTCGCCGCCATGGCCGACACCCTCGCCGGCTACGGCATGCCCAAGGAGATCGCGACCCTGTACCAGGAGATGACCCAGGGCATGGCCCAGGGGCGCATCCGCTTCGACACCGCGCATCGGACGCTCGCGGGCCGCACGGGCCTCCTGGAGGTCTTGCGCGGCCTCATGCCGCAGGCGAGTGAGCGAGCAGACGCGAGCTAGGCGCTGGCGCCCTCACCTCAGTGAGGGCTCGCGCTCGCGCACCCCTCACTGGGAAAGCAGAAGCTGAACTGGCCGTAGGGCAGGCAGCCTTCGTTGGCGTGGGGGCAGGGTGACTTGCAAGCGACCGTGGCGCTGTTGAAGTCGTTGGCGCTCGAGCCGCAAGAGCGCTGGTAGCCGTTGAACTGGCCCGGGTCGCAGGTGCCGCAGTTGGTGCAATCGCAGCCGGCGATGCATTGGTAAACGTCGAGCTCGTGCACCTTGCCCATGCAGACCGTGCCCGTCGGGCACGCTTGTCCGCCGGTGCCATCGCCGTTGTCGCACTTCTTGCCGAGGCACGCCGAGCAGCTTGCGCCGGCGGTGCAGCTCGCGGCGCCGCTCGCGACCCACTCGACGGTGCCGTTGCCGTCGCCATCACGGCACACTTCGTAGCCCGTGTCGTCGGCGCTGCAGCGGACCGCGCCCTTGTCCTTCAGCGAGCGGTCCCGGTCGATGCAGCGGATCTTGTCGAGCGGCGCGCAGTCTCTGCCGTACTGAACGTAGTTGCCTTCGCAGTGGCATTCGGCGCCGAAGAATGGCTGCCCGGAGAAGCACGTGCCGTGGCCGCCGCAGGTGACCCCGTCGCAGGCGCTGCCGGTCACGGGCACGCAGCCCCCGTAGGTCTCGTAGTAGCCGGGCTCGCACTGGCAGTGCTGGCCGCCCTCCCATGCAAAGACGCAACTCCCATGAGCGCCGCAGCTCTTGGTGCAAGCGGCGCACGTTCCCGTCGTCGTATCGCAGCCCTGTCCCGCGGCGGGGCACGCGGTGCATTTGCCGCCGCAGCCGTCGGCCTCGCCGCAGCTCTTGCCGCTGCAGTTCGGCACGCAAACCGACTGGCACGCCTTCGCAGAGACGTTGCACGTTTGCCCCGCGGGACACTGGGCGCAGGTGCCGCCGCATCCGTCGGAGTCGCCGCAACCCTTGCCGACGCAGCTCGCGCTGCAGGACGCCACGCACTGCTTCGACGCCGTGTTGCACACCTTGCCGCCGGAGCACGCGGTGCAGACGCCGCCGCAGCCATCGGAGTCGCCGCAGCTCTTGCCGGTGCAGCTGCCGGTGCACGCGGGGTTCTTGCAGGTCCACGAAGCCGGATCGCAGGTGAGGCCGCTGGCAGGGCAGCCGGTGCACTTGCCCCCGCATCCGTCGGAGCCGCCGCAGGTGCGGTCCACGCATGAGGGCGCGCAAGCCGCAGGCCCGCCGTCCGGCGCCCCGGTGGCCGTGACGGTCGCCGCTTGGGGGACGCTCTCGGGGAGCGTCGCGCCGGCGTCGCCCCCTTCGCCGCTGCCATTCGCAAACGCCACGTCGTCGTATCCGAGCATCGAACCGCAGCCGGTCAGCGAGGCCACCAACGTGACCAAGGCGGCCCAGGCGGAGATCGGCGCAGCCCAGCGGAGCGGCCGGGGCGAGAGCGACGCTTCGTGCATGGCCCGTCGAGAGCAGGCCCCGTTCCGGCCCCCCGGACGGGACATTTTGCCGCAATGGCGCTTTACCGGATCCGCGGGGGCGGCCCACGCGTACACGAAGTGCAGCCGGGGGGGCCGTCCCACGGCCGCTCGCGTGCAAAGTGCCCTTCCGCTTGCGGCCGGACAAGCGGACCGCGAAGATGCCGCCATGAATCGAGACGAGCTCGAGGCGCTGGACCGGGACACCCTGATACGGCACGCGGAGGCTTCCGGCGTGCCCCGAGCGCGCGTCCTCACCAGGCCCGAGCTCGTCGACGAGTTGCTCCTGCGTCAGGGAAATCCGACGGACCCGCGCACGCGAGCCGCGAGGGGGCTGTTCGGGCGCGCCCGCGATCTTTTGGCGCGTGTCATCGAGCGCGGGCTCCACTTGCCCGACGCGGCGGAGATGGTTCGCGCGACGCCGAAGGCCTACGCGCCTCCGCCTGCGTCCACGGCGGCCGTTCCCACGGTGACGCTCGCTGAAATCTATGCGGCGCAGGGGCACAAGGACCGCGCGATGGATACGCTCCGTCGCGTGCTCGAAGGCGAGCCGGAGCACGCCGCCGCGCGCTCGCTGCTCACCTCGCTCGAGGGAAAGGACCTTCCTCCGCCGATCTTGCCGCCAGAGCAAGATGAGCCGGCTCTCGGTGCGTCGGAGGGCACATCGGAGGGTGCGTCGCAGGGCCTTCGCGTCGACGTCGCCGAAAGCGACCCGAACAAGCCGTTCTTGCTCGACGACGAGCCGCTCCCGCATCGTTATGACGTCGACGAGTGCGTAGCCATTCCCGTCGACCCGACCACCATGTTTGTCTACTGGGAGATGCGCGAGTCCACCCGCGCGCACCTCCAAAAGACGCGCCCCGGCGGCCACATCACGCTGCGTGCGCTGGTCGTCGTGGCCACGTGGGACGGCCCCCGCGTCGAGGTGCGGGATTTTCCCGTCAACGCCCCGCTCGGCGACTGGTTCATCCGCGAGTTGCCGCGCGGCGCCGTGGTTCGCGCGGCCGTCGGCTGGCAGCTTGGCGGCGCCTTCGTTCCCAGCGCCCATTCGCCGGCCCTCGAGACCTTGGTGAAAGACCCGTCGCCGCTCGTCGCGCAAGAGCTCGTGCGTTGGACGCCCGAGGGCGTAGAGCCGCTCGGTGAGGGCCATGGCGAGCTCCCTCTCGTGCAGCGCGCGATGGCTGCCGCGACGGCGCGCCTCCGCCGCGAGAGCGCCGAGGCCTTCGCGCTGCGCGCCGCTGGCTTGCCGGCGCCCGGTCGCGGCGCCGATGGCCTCGCCGCTGGCGTTGGCGTCTCGTCGATGGCCGCGCTGGGCGTCGGCATAAGCTCGATGGATGCCTCGCGCCGCTTCGAGTCGAGTTCGGCGTGACGACGCCAGCGGCTCAGCTTTGACGCTCTACAGAATGTCCAAGGCGTAGCCGCCGTCGTCGTAGGCGCGACTCGCCACGGACTTGCGGAGCTCGTCGTCGTTCATGGCGAAGGCCGCGACGTTGAGGGCCAGACGTCGCTCGACGGTCGTCGCGAAGATGCTCGTGAGATCACGCTCCCGGCGCGAGCCCTCTACGCCGCGCCGCTCGATGACGCGCGAGGTGCGAGCCACGACGGCGGTGAGCGCGTAGAGGTCCATGGCCATCTCCGAGAGGCGCCGCTGCGTGAACTGCATCTCAGCGATGTGTTTGCCATGCTTGAGCAGCGCTCGCTCCGCGGCCCGCGACAGCTCGAGGACGTAGCCGTCGATGAGGGCCGCCTCCCGTGCCAAGACGGGGTGCGCCTTGCCCAAGCGCTCCCGGCCGAGGGCGTCACGAGCTCGCTTGAAGGCGAAGTCGCTGAGGGCGCCGATGCCGCGCACCGGCGCCTTGAGCGCGCGCTTCATACCTTGAAGCTGGTCTCGTGGCCCTTCAAGGCCCGAAAGAGCGATGTACGAGCGAAGGATCTCACTGGTGCCCTGCAAGACGAGTTGGATGCGCGAGTCGCGCAGCATGCGCTCGTAGGCGTGCTCCTGCATGTAGCCGATGCCTGCGGCGACCTGGAGCGTCTCGCCGACGACGCGCCAGAGCGTCTCGGAGCCCATGATCTTGCACGCGGCGGCCTCGATGCCCACGTCCTTGACGCCCGCATCGACGAGGTGCGCCGTCAGGTAGGTCGCGCTCTCGAGCGCGAACGTGTCGGCCATCATCGTGGCGATTTTGTCTTTGATGAGCCCAAACTCGCCGATGGATCGCCCGAAGGCGCGCCGCTCGCCGGCTCGCGCGACGGCAAGCTTGATGGCGTGTTTGGCGGCGCCCACGCAGCCGGCGGCGAGCGTGATGCGCCCGACGTTGAGCACCTCCATCGCGACTTTGAAGCCGCGCGTGGGGTCGCCGAGGACGTTGGCGTCGGGAACGAAGGTGCCGTCGAAGGCAAGCGCCGGCGTCGAGACGCCGCGGATCCCGAGCTTAGGGGCGTCTTCCCCGACGGTGACACCGCCGGCCCCGCGCTCGACGATCAGCGCGATGATGCGCGGCCGCTTGCCGTCGTGCTCGGGGCCGGTGCGTGCAAAAACGACGAGCACGTCGGCGACGCTGCCGTTCGTGGTCCACGCCTTGGTGCCGGTGATGCGGTAACCGCCGGGGACGCGCTCGGCGCGCGTGCGAATGCTCGCGGCGTCACTTCCGGCGCCGAGCTCGCTCAGCGCAAACGCGGCGATTTTCTCGCCGCGCGCCAGGGCCGGTAGGAAGGCTGCCTTTTGCGCCTCCGTGCCGGAGGTCAGAAGGCCCATCAGACCGATCGATTGGTGCGCCCCCACCACGACGGCCACCGAGGCGTCCAATCCGGAGAGCTCCTCAATGACGCGGGCGAACCCGCTGAGCGTGAGCCCCGAGCCCCCGTAGGCCTTGGGCACCAACAACCCAAAGAGGCCGAGGTCACCGAGGCCCCTCAAGACCTCCGGAGGGATGTGGGCTTGCCGGTCGATGGCGGCCGAGTCGACCTGGCTTTTGAAGTACTTCCGGGTGCTCTCGATGAGCGAATGCACCCGCGCGGCCTCTTGCGGCGCGAGCTCCGGGTAGGGAAACAGCAGCGCGTCCGGCACCTCGCCGAGGAAGAACGCTTTGAGGAGCGACTCGGGCATGACTCGAGGGGGACGGACGTTATACCGCTCGTCACCGCCGCGGATCGAGCTTTCTACCGGACCGTCACAGGACGCGAAGCGCGAAGTCGCCGACGCAGCGAAACCGCCCCACGGCGCACGTTTTTCCCCAGTTCCATCTTGCCCGGCGGCATGTTGGTTGCTACCCAAACTAATGGTGCCTCTTTCGGCACGTGGCCCTGCTCCAAGACCTCCCGTCGCATCACGTCGGGAGCACGCGGTTGGGTGACGCGCCGGGCTCGCTCGGTTGAGGCCCGCGGACGGTTTTGTCGCTCTTGGGGGTCCTTTTCTTGTCGAAACGGGACGTGTTTCTTGCAGCGCTGCGCGGCGCCACCTCCACGCGAGGTGCGCTCCTGATGGGCGTGTGCAACGTCACGCCTGACTCCTTCAGCGACGGCGGCGCGGCTTTCGCCGAGGCTGACGCTTGCGCCGTCATCGATCGCCTCGTGGCGGAGGGCGCCGACGTGATCGACATCGGCGGCGAGTCGACTCGTCCTGGCGCGGCTACCGTTTCCGACGACGAGCAGCTGCGGCGCGTTCTTCCTGCCGTTCGCTACGCGTGCGCGCGGTCGGCCGTTGTCTCCATCGACACGCAGAGCCCCGCCGTGGCCGAGGCTTGTCTCGCCGCCGGCGCCCACGTGGTCAACGACGTCTCCTGCCTTCGCGATCACGACCTCGCCAGCGTGGTCGCCCGCACCGGCGCGGCCTACGTGCTCATGCACGCGCGCGGCAAACAAGAAGACATGCGTGGCTTCGGGGGCGTGCCCAACGACGCCTACGGGGACGTCGTCGCCGATGTGCTGACCGAGTGGCGAGCCGCCGCTTCCGTAGCCACGAGCCTCGGCGTCGACGCGCGCGGCATCGTCTTCGACCCGGGCCTCGGCTTCGCCAAGAACGCCGTGCACTCGGCGACGCTCTTGGCTCGCGTGGACGAGCTGGTCCGCGGCGCTGGGCACCCCGTCCTCGTAGGGGCGAGTCGCAAGTCTTTTCTAACGCTCGCCGACAAGGGTGCCGCTCCGCTCGAGCGCGTCGGCGCGTCGGTCGCAGCAGCGCTCGCCGCCGTCGCGAAGGGCGCCACGCTCCTTCGTGTCCACGACGTCCGCGCGACGCGTCAAGCGCTCGATCTCGGGCGCCGACTCGCGACGCTGCAGGTGCCGAACGATTCGACAGCGACGGCGCGCTCTCTTACCGGAAGGGAGCTCTCGTGATCCCCGAGGGCCTCCGTCACCTCTTTGCGCCGCGACCATGGACGCAGCTCGGCATCGACGTGCTGGACCTCTTGGTGGTCACCTACGTCATCTACCGCGCGCTGCTCGTCCTCCGGGGCACACGGGCCATGCAGATGGGGACGGGCCTTGGCGTCATCTTCCTCATCTACGTGGGCGCCAAGTGGGCCGGCTTGCTCACGCTCTACAACGTCCTTTCGTCGCTGCTCTCGTCGGCCATTCTGATCATCGTCGTTGTTTTCCAGAACGACATTCGTCGCGGCCTCATGCGCGTCGGCGCGCGCGCGTTTTTCGCCGGCATGTCTCGGCAGCAGGAGTCTCGCGTCATCGACGAGATCGTGGCGGCCGCCACCGAGCTCGCGCGCCATCGCATGGGGGCGCTCATCTGCTTCGAGCAGGAGGCGAACCTCGACGAGTTCGTCGTGAGTCAGGGCACCGACGTCGACGCGCAGGTGCGCCGTGAGCTCCTGGTGGGCATCTTCGTTCCGGAGAGCGTCAACAAGCTCCACGACGGTGCGGTCGTTATCCGCAACCTCCGCATCGCCAAGGCGGGCGTGTTCTTTCCGATGCCCGACACCAAGATCGTCG harbors:
- a CDS encoding bifunctional riboflavin kinase/FAD synthetase, whose amino-acid sequence is MAPAAPTDGRFALRARRIVGPPAPAAQPDPWPERSVVVIGNFDGVHRGHQSVLAEARRLASAQGLATVVLTFDPHPAVALGREPPPCLTAMPRRGALLLAEADRVAVREFDHAFAQTSPREFAEGLLVQTLGARVVVVGQNFRFGHARAGDLDMLRRFGEAMGFEAVAHPLAEDALGRFSSSRARQAAIGGDTRTIHELLGRPHSFAGLVVTGAQRGRSLGFPTANIAGAVEIVPPRGVYAVRVLGIESQEGSLAEEASVLGFGVFNRGVRPTVADGLRESLEVHVLDFEGDLYGRRLRIEILERLRDEMRFDGLDALKAQIARDVALARTLFERPRPG
- a CDS encoding LysR family transcriptional regulator; this encodes MHQPHLSGVDLNLLLVLGALLDDAHVTRAGRRLGLSQSATSHALARLRDRLADPLFVRSGRRLLPTPRAEALREPLRDALERLGQVLAPPATIDAKTLRRTFTISAADYTQLVLLPGLTRLLAEEAPAVDLWVREGGQDAIRGRLLGGETDVAITPDATPPPGIRSERLFRERFVVIVRKGHPLVKKTLPLALYASLPHAFIAPGGTRGGVVDEALAERGLTRRVAVAVPNFLVVPHLVASSDLIATVGARVAERAATHLPLRVLAPPLKVRDFEMRLLWHQRYDRDGAHELLRSLVRRAAADL
- a CDS encoding NmrA family NAD(P)-binding protein, whose product is MIVVTGVTGNTGNVTADRLLARGEKVRVVVRDAKKGASFAARGAEVAVADLGDRAALAAALRGADSAYLLLPPNLAAASFRGYQRDTVKAMAAAVADANLPHAVLLSSVGAELEGGTGPIVGLHEAEEELGRVPGLSLASLRAAYFMENLGASLGALAQDVLPSFLPASFPIAMVATKDIGELAATLLVERARGVTNLGSPFSMNDAAAALSTLTGRTIQVAEAPLAAMADTLAGYGMPKEIATLYQEMTQGMAQGRIRFDTAHRTLAGRTGLLEVLRGLMPQASERADAS
- a CDS encoding DUF4912 domain-containing protein; protein product: MNRDELEALDRDTLIRHAEASGVPRARVLTRPELVDELLLRQGNPTDPRTRAARGLFGRARDLLARVIERGLHLPDAAEMVRATPKAYAPPPASTAAVPTVTLAEIYAAQGHKDRAMDTLRRVLEGEPEHAAARSLLTSLEGKDLPPPILPPEQDEPALGASEGTSEGASQGLRVDVAESDPNKPFLLDDEPLPHRYDVDECVAIPVDPTTMFVYWEMRESTRAHLQKTRPGGHITLRALVVVATWDGPRVEVRDFPVNAPLGDWFIRELPRGAVVRAAVGWQLGGAFVPSAHSPALETLVKDPSPLVAQELVRWTPEGVEPLGEGHGELPLVQRAMAAATARLRRESAEAFALRAAGLPAPGRGADGLAAGVGVSSMAALGVGISSMDASRRFESSSA
- a CDS encoding acyl-CoA dehydrogenase family protein; translation: MPESLLKAFFLGEVPDALLFPYPELAPQEAARVHSLIESTRKYFKSQVDSAAIDRQAHIPPEVLRGLGDLGLFGLLVPKAYGGSGLTLSGFARVIEELSGLDASVAVVVGAHQSIGLMGLLTSGTEAQKAAFLPALARGEKIAAFALSELGAGSDAASIRTRAERVPGGYRITGTKAWTTNGSVADVLVVFARTGPEHDGKRPRIIALIVERGAGGVTVGEDAPKLGIRGVSTPALAFDGTFVPDANVLGDPTRGFKVAMEVLNVGRITLAAGCVGAAKHAIKLAVARAGERRAFGRSIGEFGLIKDKIATMMADTFALESATYLTAHLVDAGVKDVGIEAAACKIMGSETLWRVVGETLQVAAGIGYMQEHAYERMLRDSRIQLVLQGTSEILRSYIALSGLEGPRDQLQGMKRALKAPVRGIGALSDFAFKRARDALGRERLGKAHPVLAREAALIDGYVLELSRAAERALLKHGKHIAEMQFTQRRLSEMAMDLYALTAVVARTSRVIERRGVEGSRRERDLTSIFATTVERRLALNVAAFAMNDDELRKSVASRAYDDGGYALDIL
- the folP gene encoding dihydropteroate synthase; this translates as MGVCNVTPDSFSDGGAAFAEADACAVIDRLVAEGADVIDIGGESTRPGAATVSDDEQLRRVLPAVRYACARSAVVSIDTQSPAVAEACLAAGAHVVNDVSCLRDHDLASVVARTGAAYVLMHARGKQEDMRGFGGVPNDAYGDVVADVLTEWRAAASVATSLGVDARGIVFDPGLGFAKNAVHSATLLARVDELVRGAGHPVLVGASRKSFLTLADKGAAPLERVGASVAAALAAVAKGATLLRVHDVRATRQALDLGRRLATLQVPNDSTATARSLTGRELS
- a CDS encoding TIGR00159 family protein, yielding MIPEGLRHLFAPRPWTQLGIDVLDLLVVTYVIYRALLVLRGTRAMQMGTGLGVIFLIYVGAKWAGLLTLYNVLSSLLSSAILIIVVVFQNDIRRGLMRVGARAFFAGMSRQQESRVIDEIVAAATELARHRMGALICFEQEANLDEFVVSQGTDVDAQVRRELLVGIFVPESVNKLHDGAVVIRNLRIAKAGVFFPMPDTKIVDKSLGSRHRAALGITEETDAVVVIVSEERGTIGLCFSGNIVSNLDGASLRQALLGLFGQRKKKKDKSPASRKGDKTGSYRISIPPPTPRMETPAADFIPRPSALPRLSSVPPAPSRRDDERSDRPDAPPMSKPLAPAKPIEQAKLVTPEPEPRRAIPEAAVKLATPAKAEPTPVAHEGDE